A window of Sediminitomix flava genomic DNA:
ATTTCACCGATTGCATAAATGTAAGCCTGAGCAAGAAAGCCATCTTCAATATTCATAGGTTCACTCTTTTTACCTTCTTCTGAATTTATACTTTCTAAATTCCCTTCTTGAGTGAGATATGGTGTTAACCATTTCAAGTCTTTCCGATTTAGAATCTTGAAGGGCTTACTTTGATGGAGTCCATCTAAATATTCTAAGTAGTATAATACACGTTCTCTTTCTGTAGATAAGCAAAACCCTAAACCTACAGAATCAGATTCACTTTGATTTTGATTTTCTTTTAACGGAATGAAATCAATTTCAATTTGAGAGGTAAGGTCTTCTACATTGATTTCAAATTTAGATAATTCTTCTTCTAATCTGTGAAGGATATATTTTTTAGTAGTTTCAACTCTTTTACTGATAATATCAATACTTTCATTTTGACTTATGAACTGTGACGAGTTTTTACTTTTTACATTGAATTTATTGCCAATGTATTTGCCGTCAAGATCAAAATTATATCTGAAGGTTTTGTGTTCAAGATTTTCAATTTCATCCTTCTGAAAGTACCAATCTTTCATTGCGGTTTCAGGGAGAGGAAGAGCAGAAGCTATTTTAAGTTTTGCATTTATGTTTCTGTCATTGATAAAACCTTTTGTTAATGGCTGAATCAATTGGTGTTCCAAGTTCTTTTTAAAGTTTGGAGTTCCCTCTTCACAAAACATACTGTCATACATAAATGAAAAAGAAAATGAGAAGGAATATGTATCTTCTAAATCATTGGCGACAAAAGTCGGAGTTCTGTGCCTTGATCTCGGGCTATGAAATGCTACGGCATCAATAAATACAGGCAGAGTATTTTGAACAGAGATAATTTCAGAAAGTAGATAACTAAAAATACTAGAAACTCTTACACAGCCACCCGAAAGTGCAAAGCCTAATTGCTCAACTCTGTTTGTGCCATGAATATATAATTGTCTAAGCCCTGAGTTTGAGTTATTGATATAATATACGGACGTATCTTTATTATATAAGTATTTCGGTGCTTCAATAGGAATGTGTTTTTTTCCATCATTCTGACCTATCAATCCAAATTGATTAGAAACGATATATGCTTTCTCCTTTTCATCTGGATTATATTTTAAGGATTTAGAAACATCTAACCATTCTCTTTTTTCAATTTTTCTATAGATATCCAGTGCTCCTCCCATCATAGTTTGGGCTTCCCAACTTTTTTCATCGAAGAGACTATAGACATTGAATAATCCTAAGGGGGTTCTTCCTGAATCTGGGCTATATCCTATACCTTTCCAAGCAGTTGATATTTTGATTTCAAGAATACTAGCATCTCGCATATTCACAAGATAGGCTCTTTGTCCTCCTCTGTTATCTCCAATAGCATTGACTAAGAGCGCAAAACCATTTTTAATATTTTCAGTATTTCTAAGATAATTTAGTTGTTTACTGAATTTCTTACGGACAAGGATGTATTTCCTATAGTTATGATTCGGAGAAAGAACTTTTCCTGTAAAGGTAGCGTGGTCGAACATCAACTGTTTTTGATGTTCACTTAATGAATCGAAGGAAATTTGAATTTTTTCAAGAAATGAATTACAAGCTCTAGAAAGTTCTGACGACATATATTGCTTTTCAGCATTGAGTTGTTGTACTGCAATAATGTCACTTAATTGAGCACTACTTTTTGATAATAGGGAGTCTGACTCATGGTTTCTAGAAGAAGCTACGAGCACAGATAGGGTAGATACGAACACTAAGGTGTTCATAATTAGGTGATTGATAATTTGGTTCATGGGTATTAGAGTTAAACCAAGGTTTTATCTAATTGGGTTGTTAGTATATTGGGTATTCTTTATTAGGTACTTGTACAAACAACTTGCACATAATTACAAAGCTGAACATTAAATCCATGAGCACAGTTGCCTTTTCCTGTATAATTTAAAGAGTCTCTCTAAATATTACCACGAAAAGTACTTGATTACAGAATCTTATGCTTTTAGTGGCGTATTTCTGCCTTAAGTGCTCTATTTCAGATTTTAGAATAAATTTGAGAAAAGAAACGGAGAGTAGTTCTTTTTTGTAATATAGTTTTGTACCTTTGCTAACCGTAAATATTAAAGGAGGAAAAATAATGATTGTTGTAAACGTAAAAGAAAACGAGTCTATCGATAGAGCTCTAAAACGTTTCAAGAAAAAGTTTGAAAGAACTAAAGTTCTAAGACAAATTAGAGGTAGAGCATATTATACTAAACCATCTGTTGTTACTAGAACATCAAAATTGAAAGCTGCGTACAAGCAAAAATTGTATGCTGAGCAAAACTTCTAGGATTTACTAGGTTTTGTTTATCCGAAGCTCATCTTATTAAAAGATGGGCTTTTTTCTTACCTGAGTTTTTCAAGACTACTTTTTAATTATGAGCTTTCTGAGTATTTTTTTCGTTATATTAGGTAAGATTAAAAAAATGTTAAGCCAATGAAAATTTTCTCATCTTATTAACTGTTGGTTTACAGTGTGCTATAGCTATTATGAACATAAACAAGTACAAAAGTTCATTAAAATAGTAAAAATTATGTAACTACAGTCTCACGTTCACGTATTGTATAGCATAAGTATTTTGATACTAAAATATTAAAGAGTCATCTTAAAATGTTTAGGTAGCAGATGACCATCAGTTTTCTTTTTTTCTAACTTTAAAACAGTTTTCGATATGAAATTAGACTTCCATTCAGTTCATTTCAAAGCAGACCAAAAATTGTTGGACTTCATTCAAAAAAAAGTAGATAAATTGGAACATTTCTACGACCGATTTATTGATGGTGAGGTATTCTTGAAGGTAGAAAAAAACGGAGATAATAGCAGAGATAACAAAGTAGTTGAAATTATTCTTAACCTTCCTGGTGAAACTTTAGTTGCTAAAAAGCATAACAATTCATTTGAGGCTGCTACAGATGAAGCAACAGAATCATTAAGAAGACAAGCTAAAAAACATAAAGAAAAAACATACGAAAAGCACTAATTTATATGATCTAATAAAATCATTTTAGCTACCTAAAAACAAAAGCTTCCTTCATTTAAAGGAAGCTTTTGTTTTTTCTTTACTTTCCTAGTTCAAAGCTCTGATTTATAGTGTTTTTATTCCTTGATTTTTTTTCTAATTTGATAAAGAAATAAAACGATTACTTAGCCTTTGATCTATGCAATTCCATTTTCAAGAACTATTGGATTTTGATCTTTATGCAAATGAGAAATTTTTTGACATCCTAGGTGCTATCAAGGAAGAGCGAATTCCAAGGGCTGCTATCCGACAAGTTAGTCATCTTTTGAATGCACATTCCGCTTGGAATAGTCGAATTCTGAAAAAGGCGAGTTTATATGGGATTTGGGAAATTCATGAACGAGATAACTTCCGAGAAATAGGGGAGGATAATTTTACGCTTACTCGGCAGATCATCGAGGAGTTACCTCTAAATATGAGTATTAGATATGAAAACTCTAAAGGGGAGCCATTTACCAATAGTCTATCTGATATACTTTTTCATATTTTTCATCATTCTAATTATCATAGAGCTCAAACCGCAAATATTTTACGAGATAATGGGGTTTCACCTCCAGAAACCAACTATATTTTTTATAAACGATAATACTTATTAAGAATTATTTCTGCAGTAATTAGCATTATCTTGGTAAATTTTGACTCTTTTATTGTCTCAACCTACTTTCATTAGGTTTCTAACACAGTTCATAATGTATTTTTTATTTTATTGTTCTGACCTTAGATTCTATATGGAGTGTTGTCTGTGGGCAATAGAAAATATTTATGGTTGGATTATTTTTGTATATATTTGCACAATCACAAGTATAAGAGAAAATATACGCATTTGATAAAATAAAGTTACCAAAGAGATTATGGCTAAAACGTTTTTTGGGCATCCTATCGGATTGTCAACCCTATTTGCAACTGAGTTCTGGGAGCGCTTCAGTTATTATGGAATGAGATCGTTTTTAACACTCTTCCTTACTGCAACATATATAAATGGAGGTTTTGGTATGTCTCAAGAGGAAAGTCTTGCGATTTACGGAATCTTTACAAGTTTGGTATATGTAACTCCTATTATTGGAGGTATTTTAGCCGATAAAGTTCTTGGGCAAAGAGTGACAGTGTACATTGGTGCGCTCGTAATGGCTGCAGGTCAGTTTACGATGGCTTATTCTGCGATGATGGATCCTGAAGCAGCTTCAGCAACTAGAGAATTCTTGTTACATGCAGGTTTAGGTTTGCTGATTGTGGGTAATGGTTTCTTTAAGCCAAATATTTCGACTATGGTTGGTGGACTTTATGAAGCCAATGATCCGAATAGAGATGGTGGTTTTACATTATTCTATATGGGTATCAATGCAGGAGCTTTCTTTGCACCAGTTATAGCAGGTAGTTTGGCAGAAAAAGTAGCTTGGCAATATGGTTTTATGTCAGCAGGTATTGGTATGCTATTGGGTACAGCTTGGTTCTTCTTTAGAGAAACTACAATGAACAATGTAGGTCTTGCACCAAAAGCATCTGAATCAGCAAATAAGATTGAGCGTAGTGATTGGATGAATGTAGTCGCTTATGCTATTGGAAGTATTGTTCTTGTATTAGGTTTCTTGAAAATTTGGGGGCTTATTCCTTCAGATGTTCAGTCATATATCGTTTATGCTGTAGCTATCGGTGGTGTTGGTTACTTGTTATGGACAATTGTCGTGAATACAAAAGGAAGTACAGAATGGAGCCGTGTTGGTGTAATTCTTCTTTTGGCGGTATTCAACGTGATTTTCTGGTCAGGTTTTGAGCAAGCAGGAGGTACTTTCAACTTCTTTGCCAAAGAAAATACAGATAGAATGCTTTTTGGTTCTGAAATTCCAGCATCTATTTTCCAATCAGTAAATGCAATTGCAATCTTTATTTTCGCACCACTATTTACTGTAATATGGGGTAAATTAGATAAAGCAGGAAAGAACCCACGTACACCAGTGAAATTTGCAATAGGTCTATTGATGCTAGCTGTAGGTTTCTTCGTAATGCAGATTGGAGCAAATGCTACTAAAGGTGGTACGGTACTAGTTTCACCACTTTGGTTGGTAATGGTTTATTTACTTCATACTTGGGGTGAATTATGCTTGTCTCCAATTGGTCTTTCAATGATTACTAAGCTTTCTCCTCAAAAGATCGTTTCAGTAATGATGGGACTTTGGATGGGATCAATTGCGATTGGTAACTATATGGCTGCAAGTATGATGGGAATCTTCAATAGCGATGTGGTTAAGCCTTTACGTGATGAGTACGGATTGGAGCTGTTTAGCTTTATTGGAGTTGAAGCTCTAGTTGCAGGTTTGCTATTATTAGCACTATCTCCTAAGATTAACAAAATGATGAAAGGTATTCACTAAGCCTTTTCAATTATCAGATATAGAAAGTCAGCATATGAAAATGTGCTGACTTTTTTATTGAAAAACCCCACTCAACAAAGTTAAGCGGGGCTGTGTCTCTATCTTCAACGTCTTGATATGTTAGTTTAAAAAAAGCGTAAGGCTTGCCTTACTAAGCCTAGCTTACCTTTATATGGAGGGTAACGGAGTGGTAAATCAAACCAGAACCCTTTCTTCATGACGCTCTTTTTATGACTAAATGTATGGAAGGTCTCATTTCCATGATAACGACCGATTCCACTTTCTCCAATTCCACCAAATGGCAAGTCTCCTTCTGCCATATGACCGAGAGTATCATTCACACAACCACTTCCAAAAGGAATTGATTCCATGATGAGATTTTCTGTCTCTTTATCTTTCGTAAATAAGTAAAGAGCTAAAGGTCTTTCAAAACCATTGACAATTTCTGGTACTTTATCAATCTCTTCATAGCTGATAACAGGTAGGATTGGACCAAAAATTTCTTCAGCCATTACAGGGTCTTCCCATTTTACATCATCTAAAACACTTGGGGCAATATAAAGATCGTTTCTATCTGTTTGTCCTCCGATGACAATGTTTGCACCTTCAAACATTTTAGCAAGACGATCAAAGTTACGCTCATTAATTATTCTAGGGAAATCCGTACTATCTTGAGGATTTTTACCGTAGAATGACTCTATCGTTTTTCCTATCTCTTTAATTAATTCTTCTTTTACAGACGATTGTACTAGTATGTAGTCAGGGGCAATACAAGTTTGTCCTCCATTTACAAATTTACCCCATACAATTCTTCTTGCTGCAACTTTAATATCGGCATCATGACTTACAATACATGGACTTTTTCCTCCTAATTCAAGTGTTACAGGAGTTAAGTATTTAGCCGCTTTTTCAGCTACTATTTTTCCTACGTTAACGCTTCCTGTGAAGAAAATGTAATCAAATCTTTGGTTTAATAAGTCTTGAGAGGTCTGTACACCTCCTTGAACTACAGCAACAAATTCTGGTTCAAAACATTCAGTAATTATTTTTTCAATGATAGCTGAAGTATGAGGCGTAAGTTCTGAAGGTTTCAGAATGGCTGTATTACCTGCAGATATAGCTCCAAATAAAGGAAATAAAGTGAGGTGAAATGGATAATTCCAAGGGCCAATAATCAGAACATTTCCATATGGTTGCTGATAGATATAATTGGTAGAAGGAAAATTAATTAATGAGCTAAATGACTTTTTCGTTTTAGCCCATGACTTTGTTTTTTTAATAATATGCTGAAGTTCTTTATGCATAAGTCCAACTTCGGTGGCATAACCTTCGAACTCAGACTTCTTAAAATCCTTATAAAGGGCATCTAATATATCTTTCTCATACCTCTTAATGACATGCGCTAATTTTTTGAGCTGCTGTACACGCCATTGGATATCGATGGTTTTATTTGACTTAAAAAAAGCTTTTTGTTTTTCGAGTACTGAATTTATGCTCTGAGCAGTCCAGTCTTGTGCTGATTCTGTTGTTGTGACCATGTTTATAAAAATGCTATTTGGTTATTAGTATTTATTTAAAAATATAAAGAAATCTAGAATTTAAAAGCAATTGTACTTTTTACTTCAAAAAATTGTAAAACATTGGGAGTTTCTCATGCAACCAAAGATGACGTATTTGCATCGATAATTTACAAAGTCTATATTTTCAGTATTTTAGAATAATCCTTTTTAACTTTTTTAAAAAGAGAAAGGGAGTATTTACCAATAAAATAAGTAAATAGAGGGGAGGAATTTTTTATATACATTTTGTAAATGTTTCCATCTGTTAAAAGTGTAAATTAATTAATATTTAAACTTAACCTTCTATACATTTAGTTGTCAAATTTTTTGTTAGAGCCCAATATTTTTAATTATGAAAAAGTACAGCCTGCTTGGTACAGGATTAGTTATTGCCGGATTATTAATTTGGTTGTTTGTCCCTTCAACTGAAGAAAATGAAATCTTATATGCCGAAGTCCTAAAAGGGGATATTAAAATTGAAGTAAGTACAACTGGGGAGCTTGAAGCTAAAAGTTCAGTGGATATCTTAGGGCCTAGTACAGGCTTAAGAAAGGCTGGGATTTGGCAGATTAATATCAATGATCTGATTCCTGAAGGAACTCAAGTTAAGAAGGGTGACTATGTAGCCCAATTGGATGCATCTTCTTTGGAGGATAAGATTAAAAACAGCGAAGATAATCTCACAAAGGAAGAATCTCAGTATACACAGGTTAAACTGGATACGACTTTGCAACTCAGAGAAGCTAGAGATAAACTGATCAATCTAGGATTTTCTGTAGAAGAGAAAAGAATTAAGTTAGAGCAATCTGCTTTTGAGCCACCTGCAACAATCAAGCAAGCCAAAATGGATGTGATTAAAGCTGAAAGAGATCTCAAGCAAGCGAAGGCGAATTATGATGTGAAAAAGGAACAGATGATTGCAAAAATGCAGGCAGCAACGGCCAAACTTGAAATGGCTAAAAGGAAAGTTCAGATTTATGATGAGGTGAAAAATCAGCTTACGATTACAGCTCCAGAAGATGGAATGGTGATATATATTAAAAACTGGAATGGTAAGAAGATTAAATCAGGGGATCAGATCGGAACTTGGAATCCTAGAGTAGCTACTCTACCCGATATGTCACAAATGGTTTCTCGTACTTATGTAAACGAAGTTGATATTCGTAAGATTGAAATCGGGCAAACAGTTTCTATAGGGCTAGATGCATTTCCAGATAAAGCTTTAACTGGAGAAGTGCAGTCTGTCGCAAATATTGGAGAACAAAAACCAAATACAGATAGCAAAGTCTATGAAGTATTGGTACTGATTAATGAAGTGGATGAAATTTTACGTCCAGCAATGACTACTTCAAATGTGATTCTTACTAAAGAGGTTAAAGACTGTTTGTATATCCCATTAGAATCTCTTCATTCTCAAGGAGACTCGATCACTTATGTAATTCTTAAAGATGGATTCTCTTACACGAAGCAAGAAGTTGTGGTTGGTGATGCCAATGATCAATATATTATTATTGAAGCTGGAGTTGAAGAGGGAAGTAATGTAGCCTTAAGTAAGATTAATGGTATTGAAGAAACAGCATTAAGTACACTCTAATTTTTTGACCTAGATCTTTTTACTGTGGAAAGATATTTATTTAATCTAAAAATCGCCCTTGAAGCTATTCTAGCGAATAAGGTGAGGTCGGTATTGACTGCACTCGGAATTATTTTTGGGGTTGGAGCCGTGATTGCAATGCTTGCTGTTGGTAATGGCGCTCAACAAGAAATCCTTAATCAAATGAAACTAATTGGGGTAAATAATATCGTGATTACTCCAATTGTAGAGCAAAAAGAGGAAAACCTAGATGATGATAAGCCTGCGGAAAAGAAAAAGTTTTCACCAGGACTTAAGATGTCAGATGTTGAAAATATTAGAGAAGTTCTACCAAATATTTCATTGCTGAGTCCTGAGATAGAACTTGAAACTAATATTGTGAAAAATGGAATCAGAAGGTCAGCTAAATTAATTGGCGTAGAACCTGCTTATTTTGAGGTTTATGATTTTGATTTGGAACGAGGGAAAATGTTTTCTAATCATAATCTGAAACATGGTGATGCTGTTTGTATCATTGGTAAATCTATTGCAACGCGTTTTTTTAGTCAGCAAGATCCAATCGGTAAGCTTATAAAGTGTGGGGGGCAGTGGGTTACGGTAATAGGCGTTCTTGGTGAACGTCATTTTGCAGATGTTAATCTTGAGGGATTAGGTATCCGAAATGCCAATCTAGATGTTTACATCCCAATATCAACGATGCTTATCCGCTATAAAGATCGAACAAGAGTAACGAAAGCTGCCATCGAAAAAGCGAGTATGGAAGGTGATGATGATGAAAAAGAATCAAAAGCAGTTCCTTCTAACTATCATCAGTTAGACAAGTTGGTAATTCAAGTATCGGAAACATCTCAATTATCATCCTCAGCTGAAATTCTACAACGCATGCTCAGTCGTAGGCATTATGATGTGATCGACTTTGAGATCATGATTCCAGAACTTTTACTTAAGCAACAACAACGTAC
This region includes:
- a CDS encoding L,D-transpeptidase yields the protein MNQIINHLIMNTLVFVSTLSVLVASSRNHESDSLLSKSSAQLSDIIAVQQLNAEKQYMSSELSRACNSFLEKIQISFDSLSEHQKQLMFDHATFTGKVLSPNHNYRKYILVRKKFSKQLNYLRNTENIKNGFALLVNAIGDNRGGQRAYLVNMRDASILEIKISTAWKGIGYSPDSGRTPLGLFNVYSLFDEKSWEAQTMMGGALDIYRKIEKREWLDVSKSLKYNPDEKEKAYIVSNQFGLIGQNDGKKHIPIEAPKYLYNKDTSVYYINNSNSGLRQLYIHGTNRVEQLGFALSGGCVRVSSIFSYLLSEIISVQNTLPVFIDAVAFHSPRSRHRTPTFVANDLEDTYSFSFSFSFMYDSMFCEEGTPNFKKNLEHQLIQPLTKGFINDRNINAKLKIASALPLPETAMKDWYFQKDEIENLEHKTFRYNFDLDGKYIGNKFNVKSKNSSQFISQNESIDIISKRVETTKKYILHRLEEELSKFEINVEDLTSQIEIDFIPLKENQNQSESDSVGLGFCLSTERERVLYYLEYLDGLHQSKPFKILNRKDLKWLTPYLTQEGNLESINSEEGKKSEPMNIEDGFLAQAYIYAIGEMELRKRGVADGFLKNKNDETGYQNYKSTFDDDELMIKLDQLGQAELLRFSTSYESNIYGNLTPHMKQYGTWTLGIILTSEEYFSQYKKDSNKLHIISEISLNNKLLEE
- the rpsU gene encoding 30S ribosomal protein S21; translation: MIVVNVKENESIDRALKRFKKKFERTKVLRQIRGRAYYTKPSVVTRTSKLKAAYKQKLYAEQNF
- the hpf gene encoding ribosome hibernation-promoting factor, HPF/YfiA family, coding for MKLDFHSVHFKADQKLLDFIQKKVDKLEHFYDRFIDGEVFLKVEKNGDNSRDNKVVEIILNLPGETLVAKKHNNSFEAATDEATESLRRQAKKHKEKTYEKH
- a CDS encoding DinB family protein, giving the protein MQFHFQELLDFDLYANEKFFDILGAIKEERIPRAAIRQVSHLLNAHSAWNSRILKKASLYGIWEIHERDNFREIGEDNFTLTRQIIEELPLNMSIRYENSKGEPFTNSLSDILFHIFHHSNYHRAQTANILRDNGVSPPETNYIFYKR
- a CDS encoding peptide MFS transporter, yielding MAKTFFGHPIGLSTLFATEFWERFSYYGMRSFLTLFLTATYINGGFGMSQEESLAIYGIFTSLVYVTPIIGGILADKVLGQRVTVYIGALVMAAGQFTMAYSAMMDPEAASATREFLLHAGLGLLIVGNGFFKPNISTMVGGLYEANDPNRDGGFTLFYMGINAGAFFAPVIAGSLAEKVAWQYGFMSAGIGMLLGTAWFFFRETTMNNVGLAPKASESANKIERSDWMNVVAYAIGSIVLVLGFLKIWGLIPSDVQSYIVYAVAIGGVGYLLWTIVVNTKGSTEWSRVGVILLLAVFNVIFWSGFEQAGGTFNFFAKENTDRMLFGSEIPASIFQSVNAIAIFIFAPLFTVIWGKLDKAGKNPRTPVKFAIGLLMLAVGFFVMQIGANATKGGTVLVSPLWLVMVYLLHTWGELCLSPIGLSMITKLSPQKIVSVMMGLWMGSIAIGNYMAASMMGIFNSDVVKPLRDEYGLELFSFIGVEALVAGLLLLALSPKINKMMKGIH
- a CDS encoding aldehyde dehydrogenase, with the translated sequence MVTTTESAQDWTAQSINSVLEKQKAFFKSNKTIDIQWRVQQLKKLAHVIKRYEKDILDALYKDFKKSEFEGYATEVGLMHKELQHIIKKTKSWAKTKKSFSSLINFPSTNYIYQQPYGNVLIIGPWNYPFHLTLFPLFGAISAGNTAILKPSELTPHTSAIIEKIITECFEPEFVAVVQGGVQTSQDLLNQRFDYIFFTGSVNVGKIVAEKAAKYLTPVTLELGGKSPCIVSHDADIKVAARRIVWGKFVNGGQTCIAPDYILVQSSVKEELIKEIGKTIESFYGKNPQDSTDFPRIINERNFDRLAKMFEGANIVIGGQTDRNDLYIAPSVLDDVKWEDPVMAEEIFGPILPVISYEEIDKVPEIVNGFERPLALYLFTKDKETENLIMESIPFGSGCVNDTLGHMAEGDLPFGGIGESGIGRYHGNETFHTFSHKKSVMKKGFWFDLPLRYPPYKGKLGLVRQALRFF
- a CDS encoding efflux RND transporter periplasmic adaptor subunit, which gives rise to MKKYSLLGTGLVIAGLLIWLFVPSTEENEILYAEVLKGDIKIEVSTTGELEAKSSVDILGPSTGLRKAGIWQININDLIPEGTQVKKGDYVAQLDASSLEDKIKNSEDNLTKEESQYTQVKLDTTLQLREARDKLINLGFSVEEKRIKLEQSAFEPPATIKQAKMDVIKAERDLKQAKANYDVKKEQMIAKMQAATAKLEMAKRKVQIYDEVKNQLTITAPEDGMVIYIKNWNGKKIKSGDQIGTWNPRVATLPDMSQMVSRTYVNEVDIRKIEIGQTVSIGLDAFPDKALTGEVQSVANIGEQKPNTDSKVYEVLVLINEVDEILRPAMTTSNVILTKEVKDCLYIPLESLHSQGDSITYVILKDGFSYTKQEVVVGDANDQYIIIEAGVEEGSNVALSKINGIEETALSTL
- a CDS encoding ABC transporter permease, whose amino-acid sequence is MERYLFNLKIALEAILANKVRSVLTALGIIFGVGAVIAMLAVGNGAQQEILNQMKLIGVNNIVITPIVEQKEENLDDDKPAEKKKFSPGLKMSDVENIREVLPNISLLSPEIELETNIVKNGIRRSAKLIGVEPAYFEVYDFDLERGKMFSNHNLKHGDAVCIIGKSIATRFFSQQDPIGKLIKCGGQWVTVIGVLGERHFADVNLEGLGIRNANLDVYIPISTMLIRYKDRTRVTKAAIEKASMEGDDDEKESKAVPSNYHQLDKLVIQVSETSQLSSSAEILQRMLSRRHYDVIDFEIMIPELLLKQQQRTKDIFNIVLGAIAGISLVVGGIGIMNIMLASVMERIKEIGLRISLGAQKKDIIIQFLAEAVLISLSGGLIGVILGVSMSLVISQFADIPTIVSPSSVLLSFGVAASVGVLFGIMPARKAAEQNPIESLRYE